The Chanodichthys erythropterus isolate Z2021 chromosome 5, ASM2448905v1, whole genome shotgun sequence sequence CTTCAGCAAattgttcaccccaaaataaagaTAATATAAAGTACAATTTGTAGTCTCTTCTTGTGTGCAATAATAAAGAACAATGCAAATAGTTGAACACCAGTAATAATACGGTAGGGGCCCActagaaagaaaaaacaacatgTTAGAACTGCATGAACAGTTAGACTACTATGGAagccactttaaaaaaaaaaaaaaaaaagattaattgtgactttttatctcagaattgcgagataaaaagtcagaattctgagatataaactcgcaattgtgtgaaaaaaaagtcagaattctgagatataaactcgcaattgcgtgataaaaagtcagaattctgagatataaagtcaagtcaagtcacctttatttatatagcgcatCTTACAATGCAGAtagtgtcaaagcagctttacattgatagctggtacataatttggctgcacagcagctcttaaataatagtgtcaatgcaggcagatcagaagcactgttgaataaatgtcaagaaaactattgaatatcaaatgtctagtgtccccaactaagcaagccaaaggcgacagcggcaaggaacccaaactccatcagatgacatcaggtggcaaacaagtgccaaataggtgttaaaatggaggaaaaaaaaaccttgggagaaaccaggcttagtcggggggccagttctcctctggcgaacagtgctttgttgcaatcaggttgctatcataaatctgataggatcgcaacaatcaaagtatttatttcagttccatccagttcaggatcgtattcatcacgccagtatggacggtctgttgaggaactgtgctactggctgtcgtgtcgatgaggccttcacaatggatgatccagttgactcgatctctgctgatacttcagggctgcgttgtggtcgagtccagttgaggattgtattcatcacgccggtatggacggtctgttgaggaactgtggcactggctgtcgtgttgatgatgtcttcacaatggatgatctagttgactcgatctctgctgatacttcagggctgcgttgtggtcgtgtcaaggcgcagatccttggtctcagctggatatggcccagatccggttgactacagtaaacctcgggataaacaaagactaatattagcgtagatgccattctttttctgatgtaacgagtacatctggtgttataggaagtgttcccggttccggctgatctaatttatgcagcctaataatcctttaacggatttgaaaatataaattgataatgtgttatgtgtatgccaggttaaagagtttttagtctagatttaaactgacagagtgtgtctgcatcccgaacaatgctaggaagattgttccagagtttaggtgccaaataggtgaaggatctaccgcctgcagttgattttgatattctaggtattatcagctggcctgaattctgagattgcaataaacatgaaggactataatgtattaagagctcacttaggtactggggagctaaaccatttagtgctttgtaagtaattagcaagattttaaaatctatacgatgtttaacaggaagccaatgtagtgatgacagaactggactaatatggtcatacttcctagttctagtaagaactctagctgctgcattttgtaccacccagtagagcgttacagtagtctagccttgaggtcataaacgcatgaactaactgttctgcatttttcattgagagcatatgtcgtagtttagatatatttttcagatggaagaatgcagttttacagacgctagtaacatggctttcaaatgaaagattggtttcaaagagcacacccaggttcctagctgacgatgaagacttaacagagcagccatcaagtgttggacagtattctagattattgcgtgaagaagttttcggtccaaaaattagaatctctgtttttcctgaatttagtagtaggatattactggtcatccagttttttatatcagctatacattctgttaatttagcgaattggtgattttcgtcagggtgcgaagaaatatagagcggagtatcatcagcgtaacaataaactaatgccatgcttcctaatgatatctcccaagggtagcatgtacagagtaaaaagcaacgttcctagtactgagccttgcggtaccccatatttaacttgttattgatatgacatctcatcgtttactactacaaactgataacggtcagataagtatgatttgaaccatgccaatgcaattccactaatgccaacatgaTTTTAGAGTctgtttagaagaatattgtgatcaatagtgtcaaatgcagcactaagatccagtaacactaatagagagatacaaacacgatctgatgataagagcaaatcattagtaactctaatgagagcagtctcagtactatggtatggtgtaaatcctgactggaaatcttcacagatactatttctttctaaaaaggaacatagttgtgatgaaactgccttttctagtatttttgacagaaaagtgagatttgagatcggcctgtaattgactagttctctaggatcaagttgtgtttttttaataagaggtttaataacagccagcttAAACGTTTTTGGTAtgtatcctagtgataaagatgaattaacaatattaagaagaggatctatgacctctggaagcatctctttcaatagatagggtctaacatacatgtggatgattttgatgatttaacaagtttagacaattcttcctctcctaaagcagaaaatgaattgaatttttcctcagggacactacaatgcactatctgacacaagactgtagtagacggttgcatggttatatttttttctctaatattatcaatcttgcaagtaaagaagttcataaagtcattactgctgtgctctttggaaacatcagaagttgaagctttatttattgttaatttagccactgtatcaaataaatacctagggttgtgtttattttcttctaaaagttttgaaaaataggcagatctagcagtttttaaggcctttctgtactcagtcattatctctctccacgaaatgcaaAATACttatagttttgttttcttccaactgcgctccatttttctaactgcagtttttagggcccgagtgtgGTCATTGTACCATGGCgttggattaatttccttaatcttttttaaacgcaaaggagcaactgagtctaatgtaATGGAAAAGAGAGAGTCAATAGTTTCGGTTGCAATATCGAAGtgttctaagctgtctggtatgctaaggcgatgaaactgatcaggaagattatttataaagcgatctttagtggtagaagtgatggttctaccatatttatggcagggagacAGTTTAGCCGCTTTCACTAAATGTAATATACACGAGACTAGacaatgatctgagatgtcatcactctgctgcagaatttcaacggcatcaaaatcgattccatgtgacaatagtagatctaaagtatgattacgacaatgagtgggtcccgacacgtgttgtctaacaccaatagagtttaaaatgtttgtaaatgccaatcctaatgagtcttttttattatctacatggatattaaaatcaccaacaaaaaggactttatctgcagctagtactaattctgatagaaaatcggCAATCTCTTTGATAAGGTCTGTAttgtgccctggtggcctgtatacagtagccaacacaaatgtcaacttacataatgttacgtaaagcaccatcacttcgaaggaattatatttgaaagacttctggctgatgctgtaaatattactataaattacagcaacacctcccccttttcctttctgtcgaggattgtgtcgataaacataaccttgaggactagactcatttaaagtagtgtaatcgtccggttttagccaggtttctgtcaaacacagcacatctagattattgtctgtgataatatcgtttacaataagtgcttttgaagaaagtgatctaataattagcaacccaagctttatcatttgtttatcattattatctctattttttatttgttgaacatcaattaaatttttaccattaaatgggtttggaagttatttgtttttattaattcggGGTACAGAGACAGTCTCTatttgataatatctaggtgccagagtttctatgtgttgggaattatctgacttctgtaacgtgaggaagctagcagacggtcggtttagccagtctgtctgcttcctgtcctggccccagtttgtcatgttttagttCTGAGACTgtgtgccatattactagagagaagagcagcaccattcCGGGAcagatgaataccatctcttttcaacaggtcaggtctgccccaaaagcttttccaattgtctatgaaacctatattattctgcggacaccacttagacagccagccattgagtgatgataatctgctaactatctcatcactcctatgaacaggaaggggaccagagcaaattacttctcctgacattgtatttgcgagttcacacacctctttaatgttaattttagtgatctccgactggcaaagtcgaacatcatttgtgccgacgtgaataataattttagaatatttacgattagcattagccagcacttttaaatttgctttgatgtcaggtgctctggctcccggcaaacatgtgactatagtggctggtgtctctattttcacgttccgtgtaatagaatcggcaataactagggcactttcaacaggattctcagtgggtgcgtcactgagtggggagaacctgtttgatgttcttaatggaacggaagagtggtgttttccgCGGCTAGGCCGCCTCACCGTTACCCATGTGCCCTGCTGCGCGGGCTCTACAGCCTGAACCaaacaatgtacagagttcactaagttagtcgcatccaaaacaatatctgaagcccctgcattcttactatcctcgattaaagtttggatgcatgtctctaattctgagattctctctgtcagcctgacagtttccctacatttatgacatgtaaatccctcGTCGCTGACAGAGAGAGCTACACTGAACATGTGACAGACTGAACACGAGATAACAGTGGGAAAGGATGACATGACTCaccgtgtttgtagactgatccgagttaccacagctgtttgatgaactCATTGAAAAGGAGCGCGCGAGACTGATAACAAGTTAACAAGCGAGATGCAAACGCGTTGTAACAgcgatttagattcaaagattacagGCTAGCGACGTCAGATTAGTGTGgtaggcaataataataatataagcaacaatgaatgtataaagttgcaattgcgtgatataaagtcagaattcggagatataaactcgcaattgcgagttataaagtcagaattctgagatataaagtcacaattgtgagttataaagtcagaattctgagatattaagtcgcaattgcgtgataaaaagtcagaattctgagatataaagttgcaattgcgtgataaaaagtcagaattctgagatataaagtcagaattgcgtgataaaaagtcacaattctgactttttttctcgcaattgcgaataTATCTTTTGTATGGAAGCCTGTTtccgccacacacacacacaaaaaaaaaaacgccacaaaaaaaaaaaagccaataaaaaaaaggttgaattgcgactttttatctcagaattctgactttttaacttgcaattgcgtgtttatatctcacaattgcgagttataaagtcagaattctgagatataaagtcgcaattgcgtgataaaaagtcagaattctgagatataaagtcgcaattaactGATGGTCAGCCTCTAGTGTGCACTCCAGTGCAGACACTGTGCAGACAATGTGTAAAAGTTCACTATCACAACGCTTTTCACTGTACCCTTACACAACTATATAGATTGTCACTTCTGCCATTGCTGCTATTAATGATATTTACTTGATGAACTTGTAGCTGTTGATGAACAATTTGCAATGTTTCAGTATGATTTTGCTATGCATGCTACTGCTGTTAATACTATTCACAGCATTACGATCTGAATTTGCTAGCATAGCATACTGCTGCTGCACAAagtcagtgattttttttaaatattgtcgACTTATTGCTGCTAATTTTGTTAATAGTTATGCATGCAAAATCGTGAACATTACCATCTGAATTTGTTAtgcatgctgctgctgttatatTTTTGGTACATGCAATCTGAATTGCCACTGCTGCATTAAAGTACTATATTTG is a genomic window containing:
- the LOC137019896 gene encoding uncharacterized protein translates to MSSSNSCGNSDQSTNTAVEPAQQGTWVTVRRPSRGKHHSSVPLRTSNRFSPLSDAPTENPVESALVIADSITRNVKIETPATIVTCLPGARAPDIKANLKVLANANRKYSKIIIHVGTNDVRLCQSEITKINIKEVCELANTMSGEVICSGPLPVHRSDEIVSRLSSLNGWLSKWCPQNNIGFIDNWKSFWGRPDLLKRDGIHLSRNGAALLSSNMAHSLRTKT